A portion of the Avibacterium sp. 20-132 genome contains these proteins:
- a CDS encoding response regulator — MRILLIEDDPLIGDGLNIGLSKSGFSVDWFKEGESGMQALRYAPYDAVVLDLTLPKKDGLQVLNQWRKENQDVPVLILTARDSLEQRIEGLQLGADDYLGKPFALAEVVARLQALIRRRYGQAQSFLQHGVVSLDLGQHKAFLRNQEISLTGTEYKLLELFMHNKERVLSRSFIEEKLYTWNDEVSSNALEVHIYNLRQKLGKPFIRTVHGVGYALGMMEE; from the coding sequence ATGCGAATTTTATTAATTGAAGATGATCCTTTAATTGGTGATGGGCTTAACATTGGGTTGAGTAAATCGGGTTTTAGTGTCGATTGGTTTAAAGAGGGGGAAAGTGGTATGCAAGCCTTGCGTTATGCCCCTTATGATGCGGTGGTGCTCGATCTCACCTTGCCGAAAAAAGATGGCTTGCAGGTGTTGAACCAATGGCGCAAGGAAAATCAAGATGTACCAGTGCTAATTTTAACCGCACGAGATAGCTTGGAACAACGGATTGAAGGTTTACAACTTGGGGCGGACGATTATCTCGGCAAACCTTTTGCTTTGGCTGAAGTGGTGGCACGCTTGCAAGCCTTAATTCGTCGCCGTTATGGACAAGCACAATCTTTTCTTCAGCACGGCGTCGTGAGCCTTGATCTTGGACAGCATAAAGCCTTTTTACGCAACCAAGAGATCTCTCTCACGGGAACGGAATATAAGTTACTTGAGCTGTTTATGCATAATAAAGAGCGGGTACTTTCTCGTAGCTTTATTGAGGAAAAGCTTTATACTTGGAATGATGAAGTGAGCAGTAATGCATTAGAAGTGCATATTTACAATTTACGCCAAAAATTAGGCAAGCCTTTTATTCGCACTGTGCATGGAGTAGGCTACGCGCTTGGAATGATGGAGGAATAA
- the lapB gene encoding lipopolysaccharide assembly protein LapB produces MLELLFLLLPIAAAYGWYMGHRSAKKDQEDITNKLSRDYVTGVNLLLSNQQEKAVDLFLGILQKQEQENEIEQSSQFEAELTLGNLFRSRGEVDRALRIHQALDRSPNYSFEQKLLAKQQLARDFMTVGFFDRAEALYILLVDEPDFAENALQQLAVIYQKMKEWKKAINVAEKLAKISPHFDPIPLAHYYCEYAQSLDSEQRKITTALLQRALTVYPNCIRASLLLAQNEILQLDYQSAVKNLENILQQNPAYISEALSALKYCYEELHQQDNFELFLIKASQVGKSSAVDLALADFIAEKDGLVAAQAKLYQQLNQNPTTIVFHRFIQYQIESAEEGRGKESLILLSKMVGERIKQGFDYRCTNCGYQTNKLIWCCPSCRQWESIKPTPDIEYH; encoded by the coding sequence ATGCTCGAGCTGCTTTTTCTACTGCTTCCTATTGCCGCAGCTTATGGATGGTATATGGGGCATCGTAGTGCGAAAAAGGATCAGGAAGACATCACGAATAAATTATCCCGTGATTATGTAACGGGGGTGAATTTGCTTCTCTCTAATCAGCAAGAAAAAGCAGTTGATTTGTTTTTAGGTATTTTACAAAAACAAGAGCAAGAAAATGAAATTGAACAAAGTTCGCAATTTGAAGCGGAACTCACATTAGGAAACTTATTCCGTTCTCGTGGTGAAGTAGATCGTGCATTGCGAATCCACCAAGCCCTAGATCGTAGTCCAAATTATAGCTTTGAACAAAAACTTCTCGCCAAACAACAGCTTGCACGGGATTTTATGACGGTTGGTTTTTTTGATCGTGCTGAAGCATTGTATATTCTTTTAGTCGATGAACCCGATTTTGCTGAAAATGCCTTACAGCAGTTAGCGGTGATTTATCAAAAAATGAAAGAATGGAAAAAAGCTATTAATGTCGCAGAAAAACTTGCCAAAATTTCACCGCACTTTGATCCTATCCCTTTGGCGCATTACTATTGTGAATATGCTCAGAGCCTAGATTCAGAACAAAGAAAAATAACCACCGCGCTTTTACAGCGTGCATTAACCGTCTATCCAAATTGTATCCGAGCCTCGCTATTATTGGCTCAAAATGAAATCTTGCAACTGGATTACCAAAGTGCGGTAAAAAATTTAGAAAATATTTTACAGCAAAATCCCGCTTATATTAGTGAGGCATTATCCGCCTTAAAATATTGCTATGAAGAATTACATCAACAAGATAATTTTGAGCTTTTTCTTATTAAAGCAAGCCAAGTAGGCAAAAGTAGCGCCGTTGATCTTGCCTTAGCGGATTTTATTGCAGAAAAAGATGGCCTTGTGGCTGCGCAAGCCAAACTTTATCAACAGCTCAATCAAAACCCAACAACCATTGTTTTTCATCGCTTTATCCAATATCAAATTGAAAGTGCAGAAGAAGGGCGAGGTAAAGAGAGCCTCATTTTACTCTCAAAAATGGTTGGTGAGCGGATTAAGCAAGGTTTTGATTATCGCTGTACGAATTGCGGTTATCAAACCAATAAACTCATCTGGTGCTGTCCTTCTTGTCGTCAATGGGAAAGCATCAAACCCACGCCAGATATTGAATATCATTAA
- the tenA gene encoding thiaminase II, with product MLTVENLIAQSQPYWDNYIHHSFVQQLSQGTLAKKCFQHYLQQDYLYLFQYSRALSLGIFKAENFAEILTAHQANEVLLKETQLHVAFCKAWGISEETLHQVQESTACVAYTRYVLDCGMKGGLAELYTALAPCMLGYAEIGKILSQQTPVANNPYQQWIDTYGAEDFQQAAQEFMTMLNGLFIDLSRKQQQRLQHIFTTATRMEIDFWQMGLDLS from the coding sequence ATGCTTACCGTAGAAAACTTGATCGCCCAAAGCCAGCCGTATTGGGATAATTATATTCACCATTCTTTTGTTCAACAATTAAGTCAGGGAACACTGGCTAAAAAATGTTTTCAGCACTACTTGCAGCAAGATTATTTATATTTATTTCAATATAGTCGCGCCTTATCTTTAGGTATTTTTAAAGCAGAAAATTTTGCTGAAATTTTGACCGCACATCAAGCGAATGAGGTGTTATTAAAAGAAACTCAGCTACACGTTGCTTTTTGTAAAGCGTGGGGCATTTCAGAAGAGACGTTGCATCAAGTGCAAGAATCAACCGCTTGTGTGGCTTATACGCGTTATGTTTTAGATTGTGGAATGAAAGGGGGATTGGCTGAGCTTTATACCGCACTCGCACCCTGTATGCTAGGTTATGCGGAAATAGGCAAAATACTGAGTCAGCAAACGCCAGTGGCAAACAATCCTTATCAACAATGGATTGACACTTACGGAGCAGAGGATTTTCAGCAGGCAGCACAAGAATTTATGACGATGTTAAATGGATTATTTATCGATCTTTCCCGCAAACAGCAACAGCGCTTACAGCATATTTTCACTACCGCGACACGAATGGAAATTGATTTTTGGCAAATGGGATTGGATTTAAGCTAA
- a CDS encoding integration host factor subunit beta translates to MTKSELIEALVQQHPSISVKEVENAVKEILEQIAQTLENGERVEVRGFGSFSLHFRQPRVGRNPKTGAKVELDAKSVPHFKAGKDLRMRVDIQA, encoded by the coding sequence ATGACTAAATCAGAACTCATTGAAGCATTAGTTCAACAGCATCCTTCTATTTCAGTTAAAGAGGTAGAAAATGCAGTAAAAGAGATTTTAGAGCAAATTGCGCAGACCTTAGAAAATGGAGAGCGTGTTGAAGTTCGTGGTTTTGGCAGTTTTTCACTACATTTCCGTCAGCCTCGTGTAGGGCGTAACCCTAAAACGGGTGCTAAAGTTGAATTAGATGCAAAATCTGTACCGCACTTTAAAGCTGGTAAAGATCTTAGAATGCGTGTAGATATTCAAGCATAA
- a CDS encoding LapA family protein — protein sequence MIKYIFGFIILLAVVLVAITIGANNDQLITFNYIVAQSELQLSTLVAILFGFGLLLGWFITGFFYLKLKLKNMGLARKVKRLSSQITELTSSRDKAAQ from the coding sequence ATGATTAAGTATATTTTCGGTTTTATTATTTTACTCGCCGTTGTACTTGTCGCCATCACCATTGGGGCGAATAATGATCAACTCATTACCTTTAATTATATTGTTGCTCAAAGTGAACTACAGCTTTCTACTTTAGTGGCTATCTTATTTGGTTTTGGCTTGCTTTTAGGTTGGTTTATTACTGGCTTTTTTTATCTCAAATTAAAATTAAAAAATATGGGATTAGCACGCAAGGTAAAACGCCTTTCCTCACAAATTACTGAATTAACTTCAAGCCGAGATAAGGCTGCACAATAA
- the pyrF gene encoding orotidine-5'-phosphate decarboxylase — MSSKVIVALDYEKEEQALALVDQLDPSQCRLKVGKEMFTTLGTNFVKQLHSRNFDVFLDLKFHDIPNTVARAVRSAADLGVWMVDLHASGGLRMMEEAKNILVPYGKDAPILIGVTVLTSMEDLDLLQIGINASPMEQVIRLAHLTQRAGLDGVVCSPQEVEILRAHCGSDFKLITPGIRPIGADFGDQRRVMTPAAAIQAGSDYLVIGRPITQAENPAEVLRAINASIEG; from the coding sequence ATGAGCAGTAAAGTCATTGTTGCCTTAGATTATGAAAAAGAAGAACAAGCCCTTGCTTTGGTGGATCAGCTTGACCCAAGCCAATGTCGCTTAAAAGTAGGCAAAGAAATGTTTACCACACTAGGCACAAATTTTGTCAAACAGCTACATAGCCGTAATTTTGACGTTTTTCTTGATCTCAAGTTTCACGATATTCCTAACACGGTGGCAAGAGCGGTGCGTTCTGCAGCAGATTTAGGCGTTTGGATGGTGGATTTACACGCCAGTGGTGGCTTGCGAATGATGGAAGAAGCCAAAAATATTCTTGTGCCTTATGGAAAAGATGCGCCAATTTTAATTGGCGTTACTGTGCTAACGAGTATGGAAGATCTCGATCTGCTGCAAATTGGCATTAATGCCTCACCAATGGAGCAAGTGATTCGTCTCGCTCATTTAACTCAACGTGCAGGACTTGATGGCGTAGTATGTTCACCACAAGAAGTCGAAATTTTACGCGCACATTGTGGTAGCGATTTCAAACTGATCACTCCGGGTATTCGTCCTATTGGCGCAGACTTTGGTGATCAACGTCGTGTAATGACACCAGCAGCGGCAATTCAAGCGGGTTCTGATTATTTGGTTATCGGCCGTCCAATTACTCAAGCTGAAAATCCAGCAGAAGTATTGCGTGCAATTAATGCTTCTATTGAGGGCTAA
- a CDS encoding L-cysteine desulfidase family protein: MNFQADTEQALLDIVKQEVVPALGCTEPISLALAAATARQYLNAIPERIEAKVSPNLMKNGMGVTVPGTGTLGLTMAAAIGAIGGDPNAGLEVLKNITTEQTEQAKKMIQEDKVSVSIFETEHILYSEATLYHHQDKVSVRIAAHHTNVIYIAKNDQVIFTKPCAVESDNLYEIFTALSAKAIFDFSIQVELAKIKFIDEAERLNSALSQEGLRQDYGLHIGRTLQKQIAAGLLGNDLMNRIIIETTAASDARMGGANLPAMSNSGSGNQGIAATMPVVVVAKHINASDEQLTRALFLSHLMAIYIHSKLPKLSALCAATTAAMGSCAGIAWLLTGKFETVSMAISSMIGDISGIICDGAANSCAMKVSTSVTSSYKAVLMALDNMQVTGNEGIVEHCIDRSINNLCNIASRSMQYTDRQVIEIMVSKPKNK; encoded by the coding sequence ATGAATTTTCAAGCAGATACAGAACAAGCCCTATTGGATATCGTAAAGCAAGAAGTCGTGCCAGCGTTAGGATGTACCGAGCCAATTTCCCTTGCATTAGCCGCTGCCACGGCGCGACAATATTTAAATGCAATACCAGAGCGTATTGAAGCAAAAGTTTCGCCTAATTTGATGAAAAATGGAATGGGCGTCACCGTACCCGGTACGGGAACCTTAGGGCTAACAATGGCGGCTGCGATTGGAGCCATTGGTGGTGATCCTAATGCAGGATTGGAAGTGCTAAAAAATATTACCACAGAACAAACTGAGCAAGCGAAAAAAATGATTCAAGAAGACAAGGTTTCTGTTTCTATTTTTGAAACGGAGCATATTTTGTATTCTGAGGCAACGTTATATCATCATCAGGACAAAGTGAGTGTTCGCATTGCTGCACACCATACCAATGTCATTTACATTGCCAAAAATGATCAGGTGATTTTCACCAAACCTTGCGCCGTAGAAAGTGATAATTTATACGAAATTTTCACCGCACTTTCTGCGAAAGCCATTTTTGATTTCTCCATTCAAGTGGAGCTTGCCAAGATTAAATTTATTGATGAGGCAGAAAGGCTAAACTCTGCCCTTTCACAAGAGGGCTTACGGCAAGATTATGGTTTGCACATTGGACGTACGTTACAAAAACAAATTGCTGCGGGATTGCTCGGTAATGATTTAATGAACCGCATTATCATCGAAACAACAGCAGCTTCTGATGCCCGAATGGGCGGTGCCAATTTACCCGCAATGAGTAATTCTGGTTCAGGTAATCAAGGCATCGCTGCAACAATGCCTGTTGTGGTAGTGGCAAAACATATTAACGCTTCAGATGAGCAACTTACTCGCGCATTATTTCTTTCTCACCTTATGGCAATTTATATTCATAGCAAATTACCAAAACTTTCCGCATTATGTGCTGCGACCACCGCCGCAATGGGCAGTTGCGCTGGCATTGCTTGGTTACTGACGGGCAAATTTGAAACCGTGAGTATGGCAATTAGCAGTATGATCGGTGATATTAGCGGCATTATCTGCGATGGCGCAGCAAATAGCTGTGCAATGAAAGTATCCACCAGTGTAACCTCAAGTTATAAAGCCGTACTAATGGCATTAGATAATATGCAAGTAACAGGCAATGAAGGCATTGTAGAACATTGTATCGATCGCTCAATCAATAATCTTTGCAACATTGCTTCACGTAGTATGCAATATACCGACCGCCAAGTAATTGAAATTATGGTGAGTAAACCAAAAAATAAATAA
- the yciH gene encoding stress response translation initiation inhibitor YciH, whose product MSESTLVYSTEIGRIKTEKNQQPIRPKGDGIVRIERQVSGRKGSGVSVIKGLDLPDDELKKLAAELKKRCGCGGSVKNGLIEIQGEKRELLKQLLEQKGFKVKLAGG is encoded by the coding sequence ATGTCAGAAAGCACTTTAGTTTACTCTACGGAAATAGGCAGAATCAAAACAGAAAAAAACCAACAGCCTATTCGCCCTAAAGGTGATGGCATCGTTCGCATTGAACGCCAAGTGAGTGGAAGAAAGGGGAGTGGCGTTAGCGTAATAAAAGGTCTAGACTTGCCCGATGATGAATTGAAAAAATTAGCTGCAGAACTGAAAAAACGTTGTGGTTGTGGTGGCTCTGTGAAAAATGGCTTGATTGAAATCCAAGGCGAAAAACGAGAGTTACTCAAACAATTATTAGAACAAAAAGGTTTTAAGGTTAAGCTAGCAGGGGGATAA
- a CDS encoding pyridoxal phosphate-dependent aminotransferase, protein MRCENMSAFIVMDIVREAAKYPNAIHFEIGQPDLPPSPKVKHALQQAITDNQFSYTESLGLPALREKISEFYHRTYQVDIAPHRIILTPGTSGAFLVAYALTLNQGDKLGLTDPAYPCYKNFAYMMDIEPEFIPVDKQDCYQLSPQQLVNRPIKALQISSPANPTGNIYTPERLQALNEYCVANQIDFISDELYHGLVYDEQAATALQFNPNAYVINGFSKYFCMPGMRLGWLIVPEAKAREAEIVAQNIFISAPTLSQYAALEAFDDDYLNQIKAKFKQRRDFLYEELKQLFNIEFKPQGAFYLWADVSAYTQDSYEFAKKMLAEIQVAATPGIDFGGNGTKHYLRFAYTRDIEHLREGVERMKRWLTKQTNHTTAK, encoded by the coding sequence ATGCGTTGTGAAAATATGTCTGCATTTATTGTAATGGATATTGTGCGTGAAGCGGCGAAATACCCGAATGCCATTCATTTTGAAATTGGCCAACCAGATTTACCCCCATCTCCGAAAGTGAAACACGCCTTACAACAAGCCATTACAGACAATCAATTTAGTTATACAGAAAGCCTTGGCTTACCGGCATTGCGTGAAAAAATCAGTGAATTTTATCACCGCACTTATCAAGTGGATATTGCACCACATCGCATTATTCTTACCCCCGGCACAAGTGGCGCATTTCTTGTCGCCTATGCCTTAACGCTTAACCAAGGAGATAAACTGGGGCTAACCGATCCTGCATATCCGTGCTATAAAAATTTTGCTTATATGATGGATATTGAGCCTGAATTTATCCCGGTAGATAAACAAGATTGTTATCAGCTTTCCCCGCAACAACTTGTCAATCGCCCAATCAAAGCCTTACAAATTTCCTCGCCGGCTAACCCTACGGGCAATATTTATACCCCTGAACGCCTGCAAGCCCTGAATGAATATTGCGTTGCCAATCAAATCGATTTTATTTCCGATGAACTTTACCACGGCTTAGTTTATGATGAACAAGCCGCCACAGCCTTGCAATTTAATCCTAATGCCTATGTGATCAACGGATTTTCTAAGTATTTTTGTATGCCGGGAATGCGTCTAGGTTGGCTTATTGTGCCAGAAGCAAAAGCCCGAGAAGCAGAAATTGTGGCGCAAAATATTTTTATTTCAGCGCCCACATTAAGCCAATACGCCGCATTAGAAGCCTTTGATGATGACTATCTAAACCAAATTAAAGCCAAGTTTAAACAACGCCGAGATTTTCTTTATGAAGAACTAAAACAACTGTTTAACATTGAATTCAAACCGCAAGGCGCATTTTATCTTTGGGCAGATGTGTCTGCTTACACCCAAGATAGCTATGAATTTGCCAAAAAAATGCTGGCTGAAATTCAAGTTGCGGCAACTCCCGGGATTGATTTTGGTGGAAATGGCACAAAGCACTACTTACGTTTTGCTTATACCAGAGATATTGAACATTTGCGCGAAGGGGTTGAGCGAATGAAGCGGTGGCTTACTAAACAGACTAATCACACAACAGCAAAATAA
- the qseC gene encoding quorum sensing histidine kinase QseC: MNTRSLRLRLILILSLFACTIWLISTAIAWSAARSQVNEVFDTQQILFAKRLATSHLRSILIERPRPEGKNHRQKPPHFRKRQNYDDDALAFAIFNRDGEILLSDSENGNNFIYEPKRGFHNTTLQGDDDKWRIFWLPAAEGRLMIAVGQELEYRQELIEKMVLGQMWIWFASLPVLLAVIIWAISRELAILRKVSEQVSHRRPDDDQPLNTEPVPKEILPLVQNLNQFFTRTASSLLRERRFTSDAAHELRSPLTALRIQTELAQMAGKDEAMRNQALQNLTLGIDRASQLVEQLLTLSRLDNLNELAHLNRIEWDKLITELVAERYLEVENAGFRLIFEPLSSPRTQQGEPLLLSLMLRNLIDNAIAYCPKGSEIRLILQQDKLIIADNGGGVPDNVLEKLGQRFYRPAGQNEKGSGLGLSIVQRIAQLHHYQVRYKNAENLRGEKGFWVEILFH; encoded by the coding sequence ATGAACACTCGTAGCTTACGCCTTCGTCTCATTCTGATCCTCTCTCTATTCGCTTGTACTATTTGGCTGATTTCTACCGCGATTGCTTGGTCAGCGGCACGCAGTCAAGTAAATGAAGTCTTTGATACACAACAAATTTTATTTGCCAAGCGGCTTGCAACCTCTCATTTAAGAAGTATTTTGATTGAACGCCCTCGCCCGGAGGGGAAAAATCATCGACAAAAACCACCGCACTTTCGCAAAAGGCAAAATTATGATGACGATGCACTTGCCTTTGCGATTTTTAATCGTGATGGTGAAATATTGCTGAGTGATAGTGAAAATGGCAACAATTTCATTTATGAACCGAAAAGAGGCTTTCACAATACCACGTTGCAAGGAGATGACGATAAATGGCGAATTTTTTGGCTACCAGCGGCGGAAGGCAGATTAATGATTGCCGTGGGGCAGGAACTTGAATATCGTCAAGAATTAATCGAAAAAATGGTGCTAGGGCAAATGTGGATTTGGTTTGCTAGCCTGCCTGTGCTACTTGCCGTGATTATTTGGGCTATTAGCCGTGAATTGGCGATATTGCGCAAAGTGAGTGAACAAGTCAGCCATCGTCGTCCTGATGATGATCAGCCGTTAAATACTGAGCCAGTGCCAAAGGAAATCTTGCCATTAGTGCAAAATTTAAATCAATTTTTTACTCGCACGGCAAGCAGTTTATTGAGAGAGCGGCGTTTCACCTCCGATGCAGCCCACGAATTACGTAGCCCGCTCACCGCCTTACGTATTCAAACCGAACTTGCTCAAATGGCGGGGAAAGATGAAGCAATGCGAAATCAGGCATTGCAAAATCTTACTTTAGGTATCGATCGTGCCAGCCAATTAGTTGAACAGTTGCTTACCCTTTCCCGTCTAGATAATCTCAATGAATTGGCACATCTCAACCGCATTGAATGGGATAAATTAATCACTGAGCTTGTGGCTGAACGTTATTTAGAGGTGGAAAACGCAGGGTTTCGCTTAATTTTTGAACCTCTCAGTTCACCCCGAACCCAACAAGGTGAGCCATTATTACTTTCTTTGATGCTACGTAATTTGATTGATAATGCCATTGCTTATTGTCCGAAAGGAAGTGAAATCCGCCTTATTTTACAACAGGATAAACTCATTATTGCGGATAATGGCGGAGGCGTGCCTGATAATGTTTTAGAGAAGTTAGGGCAACGCTTCTACCGCCCAGCGGGACAAAATGAAAAAGGGAGTGGTTTGGGGCTATCTATTGTACAACGCATCGCTCAACTGCATCATTATCAAGTGCGGTATAAAAATGCAGAGAATTTACGTGGAGAGAAAGGCTTTTGGGTGGAGATTTTGTTTCATTGA
- a CDS encoding SirB2 family protein: protein MIFYTIYTHLFCAFISLGLFVIRALMQFAGKDWRAIKLLKILPHLSDTLLIVSGAILLFTLNVGFPWWIIAKFGLLIIYIIFAAKFFKRGITNNPIAFLIALISLLGAILLGYNH, encoded by the coding sequence ATGATTTTTTACACAATTTACACCCACCTTTTTTGTGCTTTTATTAGCTTAGGACTTTTTGTGATCCGAGCCTTAATGCAATTTGCTGGAAAAGATTGGCGTGCAATAAAATTGCTCAAAATTTTACCGCACTTATCGGATACGCTACTTATCGTAAGTGGCGCAATCTTATTATTCACATTAAACGTGGGGTTTCCTTGGTGGATTATCGCTAAATTTGGATTATTGATTATCTACATTATTTTTGCGGCGAAATTTTTCAAACGTGGCATAACGAATAACCCTATTGCCTTTCTGATTGCACTCATTTCATTGCTCGGCGCAATCTTACTCGGCTACAACCATTAA
- the rpsA gene encoding 30S ribosomal protein S1, with protein sequence MSESFAQLFEESLKDLETRLGSIVNGTVVAIEKGFVYVDAGLKSEARIPAEEFQNAQGELDVKVGDVVNVALDAVEDGFGETKLSREKAVRHESWIELEKAYEEQATVIGLINGKVKGGFTVELNGVRAFLPGSLVDTRPVRDTLHLEGKELEFKVIKLDQKRNNVVVSRRAVIESENSQDREEILANLAEGAEVKGTVKNLTDYGAFVDLGGVDGLLHITDMAWKRVKHPSEIVNVGDEITVKVLKFDKDRTRVSLGLKQLGQDPWVAIAENHPVGSKLTGKVTNLTDYGCFVEILEGVEGLVHVSEMDWTNKNIHPSKVVSLGDTVEVMVLEIDEERRRISLGLKQCKPNPWLQFADTHNKGDKVTGKIKSITDFGIFIGLEGGIDGLVHLSDISWNVPGEEAVRNYKKGDEVSAVVLQVDSAKERISLGIKQLEDDPFNNFIAANKKGAIVSAKVVEADAKGAKVELDGGVEGYIRAADLTSEVAEGDVVEAKYTGVDRKARLVHLSVKAKDQAEEAAAVANVNKEEVVIPNAMAEAFKAAKGE encoded by the coding sequence ATGTCAGAATCTTTTGCTCAACTCTTTGAAGAATCATTAAAAGACCTTGAAACTCGTTTAGGTTCAATCGTTAACGGTACAGTTGTTGCTATTGAAAAAGGCTTCGTATATGTCGATGCAGGTTTAAAATCTGAAGCGCGTATCCCAGCTGAAGAATTCCAAAATGCACAAGGTGAATTAGACGTTAAAGTTGGTGACGTGGTAAACGTTGCGTTAGACGCTGTGGAAGATGGTTTCGGTGAAACTAAATTATCTCGTGAAAAAGCAGTACGTCACGAATCTTGGATTGAATTAGAAAAAGCCTATGAAGAACAAGCAACAGTTATCGGTTTAATCAACGGTAAAGTGAAAGGTGGTTTCACAGTTGAGTTAAACGGTGTTCGTGCATTCTTACCGGGTTCATTAGTAGATACTCGTCCAGTGCGTGATACCTTACACCTTGAAGGTAAAGAATTAGAATTCAAAGTAATCAAATTAGATCAAAAACGTAACAACGTTGTGGTTTCTCGTCGTGCTGTTATTGAATCAGAAAACAGTCAAGATCGTGAAGAAATCTTAGCTAACCTTGCTGAAGGCGCTGAAGTTAAAGGTACAGTTAAAAACTTAACTGACTACGGCGCATTCGTTGATTTAGGTGGCGTTGATGGTTTATTACACATCACAGATATGGCTTGGAAACGCGTTAAACACCCAAGCGAAATCGTGAATGTGGGTGATGAAATCACAGTTAAAGTATTAAAATTCGATAAAGATCGTACTCGTGTATCTTTAGGCTTAAAACAATTAGGTCAAGATCCTTGGGTTGCTATCGCAGAAAATCACCCAGTTGGTAGCAAATTAACTGGTAAAGTAACTAACTTAACAGACTATGGTTGTTTCGTTGAAATTTTAGAAGGCGTTGAAGGCTTAGTTCACGTTTCTGAAATGGATTGGACAAACAAAAACATTCACCCATCTAAAGTGGTTAGCTTAGGTGATACTGTTGAGGTAATGGTATTAGAAATTGACGAAGAACGTCGTCGTATTTCTTTAGGTTTAAAACAATGTAAACCTAACCCGTGGTTACAATTTGCTGACACTCACAACAAAGGCGATAAAGTTACAGGTAAAATTAAGTCAATTACTGACTTCGGTATCTTCATCGGTCTTGAAGGGGGGATTGATGGCTTAGTTCACTTATCTGACATTTCTTGGAATGTTCCGGGTGAAGAAGCTGTTCGTAACTACAAAAAAGGTGATGAAGTTTCTGCAGTAGTATTACAAGTGGATTCAGCAAAAGAGCGTATCTCTTTAGGTATCAAACAACTTGAAGATGATCCATTCAATAACTTCATCGCAGCAAACAAAAAAGGCGCTATCGTAAGTGCTAAAGTTGTTGAAGCAGATGCAAAAGGCGCTAAAGTTGAGTTAGACGGCGGTGTTGAAGGTTACATCCGTGCTGCTGATTTAACAAGCGAAGTTGCTGAAGGTGATGTTGTTGAAGCGAAATACACCGGTGTAGATCGTAAAGCCCGTTTAGTTCACTTATCTGTGAAAGCGAAAGATCAAGCTGAAGAAGCGGCAGCAGTTGCAAATGTGAATAAAGAAGAAGTGGTTATTCCAAATGCGATGGCTGAAGCATTCAAAGCAGCTAAAGGTGAATAA
- a CDS encoding YgiW/YdeI family stress tolerance OB fold protein translates to MKKLSLATILLLSTASLMVSAENLPTTSEQSSVREQQTVQPVSNTEKGEKAQEKHHHKHKKAHKMHGGFVDPNNPQAQIKGKKSVMNNLPISQIIQQASWEDEQHLVLQGHIVKQLSKDDFLFRDKSGEIELEVEPRAWRGKTITPNDEVKILVEVDKSDKKLELEVHRIMKVAKSH, encoded by the coding sequence ATGAAAAAACTTAGTTTAGCAACAATTTTACTATTATCAACTGCTAGCCTTATGGTGAGTGCAGAAAATTTGCCAACAACGAGTGAACAATCCTCTGTGCGAGAGCAACAGACAGTACAACCTGTGTCAAATACGGAGAAAGGAGAAAAAGCACAAGAAAAACATCACCATAAGCATAAAAAAGCTCATAAAATGCACGGAGGGTTTGTTGATCCTAATAATCCGCAAGCTCAAATTAAGGGTAAAAAATCCGTGATGAATAATTTACCAATAAGCCAAATTATCCAACAAGCGTCTTGGGAAGATGAGCAACATCTTGTTTTACAAGGTCATATTGTCAAACAACTAAGCAAAGATGATTTTTTATTCCGTGATAAGAGCGGAGAAATTGAGCTAGAAGTTGAACCTCGTGCGTGGCGTGGTAAAACCATTACCCCGAACGATGAGGTAAAAATTTTGGTTGAAGTGGATAAATCCGACAAAAAATTAGAACTGGAAGTTCATCGCATTATGAAAGTCGCTAAAAGTCATTAA